In one window of Agromyces badenianii DNA:
- a CDS encoding ABC transporter permease: MPYLARRVGQALVVLVLAFTVTFVLLQALPGDAVLIKFESPELGLSPEEIDDIRASYGADVPLWQQYLHTVSGFLVGDFGYSVQYGTPVHELLGAALPETLALAGLGFLVAVLLAVALAFLSTLAPFAWLRQALRSLPGVFVSVPVFWLGIVLIQVFSFQLNLVPVIGADPVQALILPVLTLAIPISAPLAQVLARSIDDVQLSPFVAVVRAKGAGPARVLWRDVARNALLPTITIAGVLIGELIGGAVVTETVFGRAGVGRLTEQAVTNQDVAVLQAIVILAAVVFVVVNLVVDLVYPVLDPRLKRKAVAA; the protein is encoded by the coding sequence ATGCCGTACCTCGCACGCCGCGTCGGGCAAGCGCTCGTCGTGCTCGTCCTCGCCTTCACCGTGACGTTCGTGCTGTTGCAGGCACTGCCCGGCGACGCGGTCCTGATCAAGTTCGAAAGCCCCGAGCTCGGGCTGTCGCCGGAAGAGATCGACGACATCAGGGCGAGCTACGGCGCGGACGTGCCGCTCTGGCAGCAGTACCTGCACACGGTCTCGGGCTTCCTCGTCGGCGACTTCGGGTACTCCGTGCAGTACGGCACGCCGGTGCACGAGCTGCTCGGCGCAGCGCTGCCCGAGACACTCGCGCTCGCGGGGCTCGGCTTCCTCGTCGCGGTGCTCCTCGCCGTCGCGCTCGCGTTCCTCTCGACGCTCGCGCCGTTCGCGTGGCTGCGGCAGGCGCTCCGTTCGCTGCCCGGCGTGTTCGTCTCGGTGCCGGTCTTCTGGCTCGGCATCGTGCTGATCCAGGTCTTCTCCTTCCAGTTGAACCTCGTGCCGGTCATCGGGGCCGACCCCGTGCAGGCGCTCATCCTGCCGGTGCTGACGCTCGCGATCCCGATCTCGGCGCCGCTCGCGCAGGTGCTCGCCCGCTCGATCGACGACGTGCAGCTGTCGCCGTTCGTCGCAGTCGTGCGAGCCAAGGGCGCCGGTCCGGCGCGAGTGCTGTGGCGGGATGTCGCGCGCAACGCCCTGCTGCCGACGATCACGATCGCGGGCGTCCTGATCGGCGAGCTCATCGGCGGCGCCGTGGTCACCGAGACCGTCTTCGGTCGGGCGGGCGTCGGTCGCCTGACCGAGCAGGCGGTCACGAATCAGGATGTCGCGGTGCTGCAGGCCATCGTGATCCTCGCCGCGGTCGTGTTCGTCGTCGTGAACCTCGTCGTCGACCTCGTCTATCCCGTGCTCGACCCGAGACTGAAGCGGAAGGCGGTGGCGGCATGA
- a CDS encoding ABC transporter permease, protein MSVDSELVGSAIVRKAKGLATRPRSSDAPRPAGATATDVPRPAAGHRLRGIRAGLVLAWLVIAVVIAWAIVPWLFTGQNPISGVPAEKLQAPSLAHLFGTDAIGRDLFTRVVYGAVNSLSGAFVAVTVGLVGGTLLGVLAGSLGGVIDAIVMRVVDVLLSIPGLLLALSIIILLGFGTVTAAIAVGVGSIAAFARLSRSEVVRVRQSDYVEAAFGSGARLHTVLFRHVLPNSLTAVIGLAALQFGAAILAISTLGFLGYGAPPPTPEWGLLIAEGRNYVATSWWLTVLPGLVVVAVVLSANRISHGLGRNR, encoded by the coding sequence ATGAGCGTCGACAGCGAACTGGTCGGCAGCGCGATCGTCAGGAAGGCGAAGGGTCTCGCGACTCGTCCTCGTTCGTCGGACGCTCCTCGACCGGCGGGGGCGACGGCGACGGACGTGCCTCGACCGGCGGCCGGGCACCGGCTCCGCGGCATCCGTGCCGGGCTCGTGCTCGCCTGGCTCGTCATCGCCGTCGTGATCGCGTGGGCGATCGTGCCGTGGCTCTTCACCGGACAGAACCCGATCAGCGGCGTTCCGGCCGAGAAGCTGCAGGCGCCGAGTCTCGCGCACCTCTTCGGAACCGACGCGATCGGCCGCGACCTCTTCACCCGCGTGGTCTACGGCGCGGTGAACTCACTGTCGGGCGCATTCGTCGCGGTGACGGTCGGCCTCGTCGGCGGCACCCTGCTCGGGGTGCTCGCGGGCTCGCTCGGCGGCGTGATCGATGCGATCGTCATGCGCGTCGTCGACGTGCTGCTGTCCATCCCCGGCCTGCTGCTCGCGCTCTCGATCATCATCCTGCTCGGCTTCGGCACCGTGACCGCGGCGATCGCCGTCGGCGTCGGCTCGATCGCGGCGTTCGCCCGCCTCTCCCGCTCCGAAGTGGTGCGAGTGCGGCAGAGCGACTACGTCGAGGCCGCGTTCGGTTCGGGTGCGAGGCTGCACACCGTGCTGTTCCGGCACGTGCTGCCCAACTCGCTCACCGCCGTCATCGGGCTCGCCGCCCTGCAGTTCGGCGCAGCGATCCTCGCGATCTCGACGCTCGGCTTCCTCGGCTACGGCGCACCGCCGCCGACGCCCGAATGGGGTCTGCTCATCGCCGAGGGCCGCAACTACGTCGCGACCTCGTGGTGGCTCACCGTGCTGCCGGGGCTCGTGGTCGTCGCCGTCGTGCTCTCGGCCAACCGCATCAGTCACGGACTCGGGAGGAACCGATGA
- a CDS encoding TIGR04028 family ABC transporter substrate-binding protein, with amino-acid sequence MSTPRIRRLAAAGTAALAAVALLASCAAQSGTTQTAEGGDPVEGGTLTYLEYQAHTTLYPPQAGFYPNGGIVNSITARLTWQDPESLEIEPWVATEWTVNEDATEYTFELRDDVTFSDGTVVDAAAVAKNFDTYGLGNKELGLTISEAINNYASSEVVDDDTVTFRFSAPAPGFLQATSTINSGLLSPATLDRKLEEFGAGASAEIIGAGPFVVTEEEIGTSLHLEAREDYDWAPPSFEHQGRAYLDAIDIVVTPEDSVRIGSLLAGQADVIRYVQAFDEAQVASAGFEIVAAPTRGVNNSLGLRFTNPLLSDVRVRQALVHGVDAQEVVDTIFTENYPVATSQLASTAAGYKDESKALAFDPELSEELLDEAGWAVGADGIREKDGERLSLTVYEAKPQPLSKQTLELVSQQLAKIGVELNVKAGDAGSYATDTLDPLKTALYHSMVGRADHDVIKSQYFTKNRNTLLSNDAKLDELLTAVASEPDAAERDKASAAVQDYLTEQAYVIPLFEEPQVYGAAPYVHGFTTEAVARPLFYDTWVEKQKK; translated from the coding sequence ATGTCCACCCCACGCATCCGACGCCTCGCCGCAGCAGGCACCGCCGCGCTCGCCGCCGTCGCACTGCTCGCATCGTGCGCCGCACAGTCGGGCACGACGCAGACCGCAGAAGGCGGCGACCCCGTCGAGGGCGGCACGCTCACCTACCTCGAGTACCAGGCGCACACGACCCTCTACCCGCCGCAGGCCGGCTTCTACCCCAACGGCGGCATCGTGAACTCCATCACGGCCCGCCTGACCTGGCAGGACCCGGAGTCCCTCGAGATCGAGCCGTGGGTCGCGACCGAGTGGACGGTCAACGAGGATGCCACGGAGTACACCTTCGAGCTGCGCGACGACGTGACCTTCTCCGACGGCACGGTCGTCGACGCCGCGGCGGTCGCGAAGAACTTCGACACCTACGGCCTCGGCAACAAGGAGCTCGGCCTCACGATCTCCGAGGCGATCAACAACTACGCTTCGAGCGAGGTCGTCGACGACGACACCGTGACGTTCCGATTCTCGGCACCCGCCCCCGGCTTCCTGCAGGCCACCTCGACCATCAACTCGGGCCTCCTCTCGCCCGCGACCCTCGACCGCAAGCTCGAGGAGTTCGGCGCCGGCGCGTCGGCCGAGATCATCGGCGCCGGCCCCTTCGTCGTCACCGAAGAGGAGATCGGCACCTCGCTGCACCTCGAGGCACGTGAGGACTACGACTGGGCACCGCCGTCGTTCGAACACCAGGGTCGCGCCTACCTCGACGCGATCGACATCGTCGTGACGCCCGAAGACAGCGTGCGCATCGGCTCGCTGCTCGCCGGCCAGGCCGACGTGATCCGCTACGTGCAGGCCTTCGACGAGGCGCAGGTCGCCAGCGCCGGCTTCGAGATCGTGGCCGCCCCGACGCGTGGTGTGAACAACTCGCTCGGCCTGCGATTCACGAACCCGCTGCTGAGCGACGTGCGGGTGCGTCAGGCGCTCGTGCACGGTGTCGACGCACAAGAGGTCGTCGACACGATCTTCACCGAGAACTACCCGGTCGCGACCTCGCAGCTCGCCTCGACGGCCGCCGGCTACAAGGACGAGTCGAAGGCACTCGCCTTCGACCCCGAGCTCTCGGAGGAACTGCTCGACGAGGCCGGCTGGGCAGTCGGCGCCGACGGCATCCGCGAGAAGGACGGCGAGCGGCTCTCGCTCACCGTCTACGAGGCGAAGCCGCAGCCGCTCTCGAAGCAGACCCTCGAGCTCGTCAGCCAGCAGCTGGCGAAGATCGGCGTCGAACTGAACGTCAAGGCCGGCGACGCCGGCAGCTACGCCACCGACACCCTCGACCCGCTGAAGACCGCGCTGTACCACTCGATGGTCGGACGCGCCGACCACGACGTGATCAAGAGCCAGTACTTCACGAAGAACCGCAACACGCTGCTCTCGAACGACGCGAAGCTCGACGAGCTGCTGACCGCCGTGGCATCCGAGCCCGACGCCGCCGAGCGCGACAAGGCCTCCGCCGCCGTGCAGGACTACCTCACCGAGCAGGCCTACGTGATTCCGCTCTTCGAGGAGCCGCAGGTCTACGGCGCCGCGCCGTACGTGCACGGCTTCACGACCGAGGCCGTCGCGCGCCCGCTGTTCTACGACACCTGGGTCGAGAAGCAGAAGAAGTAG
- a CDS encoding NtaA/DmoA family FMN-dependent monooxygenase (This protein belongs to a clade of FMN-dependent monooxygenases, within a broader family of flavin-dependent oxidoreductases, the luciferase-like monooxygenase (LMM) family, some of whose members use coenzyme F420 rather than FMN.): protein MTRLIIGAMVRAIGAYPSGWRYPGAHRDPRRDAAVLRRTAQVAEAARLDYLFFGDWLATGHDLEFRDPYLVARIDPISAITYLSGITSRIGLIATANTSYADPYTLARSTASIDLLSGGRAGLNLVTGAEPRAAGNHGLDFHAANEARYDRAVEFEIVLRRLWDSFEDDAFVADAASGAYLDPQKLHATDFHGEHLSVTGPLNVARPVQGHLPIVHAGTSPRSRLFAAQSADLALVAVGGLEHAVGIREELRSLAFESGRDDRTLKVIAPVLPIVGETREHAQSIADELSELVQIAEDWPGGPPSAFPANRSIAQLSALVGVDLAELSPDRSVTTELVAQFNAPGQELVEIVAERTGRSPGGDRPPTLRHLVVAASVNASMVVGTADDIAAEFEAWGDAGAVDGFNVLSAVQPQQFEAFALQVVPELQRRGVFPTEYEGETLRDHLGLGRPGNVHVTPGDAALQGASPRDRAGRGAVETAPRHP, encoded by the coding sequence ATGACACGACTCATCATCGGCGCAATGGTCAGGGCCATCGGCGCCTACCCTTCGGGGTGGCGGTATCCCGGCGCGCACCGCGACCCCCGCAGGGACGCTGCGGTGCTCCGGCGTACCGCCCAGGTCGCCGAGGCCGCCCGCCTCGACTACCTCTTCTTCGGCGACTGGCTCGCGACCGGGCACGACCTCGAGTTCCGCGACCCGTACCTCGTCGCACGCATCGACCCGATCTCGGCGATCACCTACCTCTCGGGCATCACCTCGCGCATCGGCCTCATCGCCACCGCGAACACGAGCTACGCCGACCCCTACACGCTCGCCCGGTCGACGGCGTCGATCGACCTGCTCTCCGGCGGGCGGGCGGGCCTGAACCTCGTGACCGGGGCCGAGCCGCGCGCCGCGGGCAACCACGGGCTCGACTTCCACGCCGCGAACGAGGCGCGGTACGACCGCGCCGTCGAGTTCGAGATCGTGCTGCGGCGTCTCTGGGACTCGTTCGAAGACGATGCATTCGTTGCGGATGCCGCGAGCGGCGCGTACCTCGACCCGCAGAAGCTGCACGCCACCGACTTCCACGGCGAGCACCTGAGCGTGACCGGTCCGCTGAACGTCGCGCGCCCGGTGCAGGGGCACCTGCCGATCGTGCACGCCGGCACCTCGCCGCGTTCGCGGCTCTTCGCCGCGCAGAGCGCCGACCTCGCACTCGTCGCGGTCGGCGGTCTCGAACACGCCGTCGGGATCCGCGAGGAGCTGCGCTCGCTCGCGTTCGAGTCGGGTCGCGATGACCGCACCCTGAAGGTGATCGCTCCGGTGCTGCCGATCGTCGGGGAGACCCGCGAACACGCCCAATCGATCGCCGACGAGCTCAGCGAGCTCGTGCAGATCGCGGAGGACTGGCCGGGCGGGCCCCCCTCCGCCTTTCCCGCGAACCGCTCGATCGCCCAGCTCTCGGCCCTCGTCGGGGTCGACCTCGCCGAGCTGTCGCCCGACCGGTCCGTGACCACCGAGCTCGTCGCCCAGTTCAACGCGCCCGGGCAGGAGCTCGTCGAGATCGTCGCCGAGCGCACGGGTCGCAGCCCCGGCGGCGACCGTCCGCCGACGCTGCGCCACCTCGTCGTCGCGGCGTCGGTGAACGCCTCGATGGTCGTCGGCACCGCCGACGACATCGCCGCCGAGTTCGAGGCGTGGGGCGATGCCGGCGCCGTCGACGGGTTCAACGTGCTCTCCGCCGTGCAGCCGCAGCAGTTCGAGGCGTTCGCGCTCCAGGTCGTTCCCGAACTGCAGCGACGCGGCGTCTTCCCCACCGAGTACGAGGGCGAGACGCTGCGCGATCACCTCGGTCTCGGCCGCCCCGGCAACGTGCACGTGACGCCCGGTGACGCTGCGTTGCAGGGCGCGTCACCGCGTGACCGTGCGGGTCGCGGCGCGGTTGAGACCGCCCCGCGGCATCCGTAA
- a CDS encoding MarR family winged helix-turn-helix transcriptional regulator, whose translation MPARTPAGDALTALVLPVFELNGEFLDAARDIAGPAGLTPAQWQVLGATLDEGLPVAEIARRVGLGLARQSVQRTADLLVERGWAEYAENPRHRRAKLLRPTVEGRAAVKRSAAAQHAWADAVGDAVGAEELRAARETLRRVVDASRRVRDLVD comes from the coding sequence ATGCCCGCTCGCACCCCGGCGGGCGACGCCCTCACCGCCCTCGTGCTGCCGGTGTTCGAGCTCAACGGCGAGTTCCTCGACGCCGCCCGCGACATCGCGGGACCTGCCGGTCTCACTCCGGCGCAATGGCAGGTGCTCGGCGCCACGCTCGACGAGGGGCTTCCCGTGGCCGAGATCGCGCGACGGGTCGGCCTCGGGCTCGCCAGGCAGAGCGTGCAGCGCACCGCCGACCTGCTCGTCGAGCGCGGATGGGCCGAGTACGCCGAGAATCCGCGGCACCGCAGGGCGAAGTTGCTGCGGCCGACGGTCGAGGGCCGCGCTGCCGTGAAGCGAAGCGCCGCCGCCCAGCACGCGTGGGCCGATGCGGTCGGCGATGCGGTCGGCGCCGAGGAGTTGCGTGCGGCCCGTGAAACGCTGCGCCGCGTCGTCGACGCTTCGCGTCGGGTTCGCGACCTCGTCGACTGA
- a CDS encoding stealth family protein, with protein MRLADASELVLVASANRASRFDRDDLVLRKGEYALRNGHMTPQESMVEDLLAVGGALDAAEIPFLLVRGNDDRPVIAVERAERKAVARAFAHAFADEPFYAATLSPRQAAHTHPVLLADGRLSAGRKPTVLRIYRPRVEPIGRLRYGSGTAVQLEFWRFGDDTIEAPLENALMRRTLPRSETTDDVVHLYGRDWPTLEHMFEPLASDVDFDIDMVFSWVDGSSDEFIRERAKRMQSYVVGEGDDSEARYRQIDELKYALRSVHLFAPWVRRIFIATDSPAPAWLAKHPKVTIVRSHEMFADTSVLPTHNSHAVESQLHHIEGLAEHFLYSNDDMFFGRPVSPSLFFSPGGITKFVEAATRIGLGSTHPGRSGFENAARVNRALLRDRFGKVTTRHLEHCAAPLRKSVMAELEAAFPEEFRRTAASRFRSATDISVTNSLYHYYSLLAGHAVVQTDARVKYVETTLRQSLPAMKQLLKRRDHDMFCLNDGSFPEISVEERTGAVIDFLERYLPFPAPWEKQAADAAELTA; from the coding sequence ATGCGGCTGGCGGATGCCTCGGAGCTCGTGCTCGTGGCGTCCGCGAACCGTGCATCCCGGTTCGACCGCGACGACCTCGTGCTGCGCAAGGGCGAGTACGCGCTGCGCAACGGTCACATGACCCCGCAGGAGTCGATGGTCGAAGACCTGCTCGCCGTGGGCGGCGCCCTCGATGCCGCCGAGATCCCGTTCCTGCTCGTGCGCGGTAACGACGACCGGCCCGTCATCGCCGTCGAACGCGCCGAGCGCAAGGCGGTCGCACGGGCCTTCGCCCACGCCTTCGCCGACGAGCCGTTCTATGCGGCGACGCTCTCCCCACGACAGGCCGCCCACACCCACCCCGTGCTGCTCGCCGACGGCCGGCTCTCGGCCGGGCGAAAGCCGACGGTGCTTCGCATCTACCGCCCGCGCGTCGAACCGATCGGGCGACTCCGCTATGGCAGCGGCACCGCCGTGCAGCTCGAGTTCTGGCGATTCGGCGACGACACGATCGAGGCGCCGCTCGAGAACGCCCTGATGCGCCGCACACTGCCGCGCTCCGAGACCACCGACGACGTGGTGCACCTGTACGGTCGCGACTGGCCGACGCTCGAGCACATGTTCGAGCCGCTCGCCAGCGATGTCGACTTCGACATCGACATGGTCTTCTCCTGGGTCGACGGCTCGAGCGACGAGTTCATCCGCGAGCGTGCGAAGCGCATGCAGAGCTACGTCGTCGGCGAGGGCGACGACTCCGAGGCCCGATACCGGCAGATCGACGAGCTGAAGTACGCGCTGCGCTCCGTGCACCTCTTCGCCCCGTGGGTGCGACGCATATTCATCGCGACCGACTCGCCCGCGCCCGCCTGGCTCGCCAAGCACCCGAAGGTCACGATCGTCCGCAGCCACGAGATGTTCGCCGACACCTCGGTGCTGCCGACGCACAACTCGCACGCCGTCGAGAGCCAGCTGCACCACATCGAGGGCCTCGCCGAGCACTTCCTCTACTCGAACGACGACATGTTCTTCGGCCGTCCGGTGAGCCCGTCGCTCTTCTTCTCCCCCGGCGGCATCACGAAGTTCGTCGAGGCCGCGACGCGCATCGGGCTGGGCTCGACGCATCCCGGCCGCAGCGGGTTCGAGAACGCCGCGCGGGTCAACCGGGCGCTCTTGCGCGACCGGTTCGGCAAGGTCACGACCCGGCACCTCGAGCACTGCGCCGCACCACTGCGCAAGAGCGTCATGGCCGAGCTCGAGGCCGCCTTCCCCGAGGAGTTCCGGCGCACCGCCGCGAGCCGCTTCCGCTCGGCCACCGACATCTCGGTGACGAACTCGCTGTACCACTACTACTCGCTGCTCGCCGGGCACGCCGTCGTGCAGACCGATGCCCGCGTGAAGTACGTCGAGACCACGCTCAGGCAGTCGCTTCCCGCGATGAAGCAGCTCCTGAAGCGCCGCGACCACGACATGTTCTGCCTGAACGACGGGAGCTTCCCCGAGATCTCGGTCGAGGAGCGCACGGGGGCGGTGATCGACTTCCTCGAGCGCTACCTCCCGTTCCCGGCGCCGTGGGAGAAGCAGGCGGCCGACGCGGCGGAGCTCACCGCCTGA
- a CDS encoding fatty acid desaturase family protein, which translates to MTPEPTPTSIRITPPQGDRAGSSNSDFTDLARLVKSAGLMRRRYGYYWTKLIAVPVAIGGAIALFVWIGDTWWQMFTAVAFAFLFTQTAFLGHDAAHRQIFRSGRWNDWISLVLGDLFVGMSYGWWQHKHTRHHANPNQIGVDPDIDLPVVAFTPEQATRERAAFFRWVIAHQGAFFFPILLLEGLSLHASSVHRVFAREHVARRPVEIAFLTVRVIGYLALVFIVLSPDKAVVFLAVQLGLFGLYMGMSFAPNHKGMPLVPKGMKLDFLRRQALMSRNIRGNRVLDFAMGGLNYQIEHHLFPSMPRPHLRLAAPLIAEYLRDHDVPYTQTSLWRSYAIVFDYINRVGLGERDPFECPLVSARSSI; encoded by the coding sequence ATGACCCCCGAGCCGACGCCGACGTCGATTCGCATCACACCTCCTCAGGGAGATCGCGCGGGGTCGTCCAACAGCGACTTCACCGATCTCGCACGTCTCGTGAAGTCCGCGGGCCTGATGCGTCGTCGCTACGGCTACTACTGGACCAAGCTCATCGCCGTGCCCGTCGCCATCGGCGGCGCCATCGCACTCTTCGTGTGGATCGGCGACACCTGGTGGCAGATGTTCACCGCGGTCGCCTTCGCCTTCCTCTTCACCCAGACGGCGTTCCTCGGCCACGACGCCGCGCACCGCCAGATCTTCCGGTCGGGGCGCTGGAACGACTGGATCAGCCTCGTGCTCGGCGACCTCTTCGTCGGCATGAGCTACGGCTGGTGGCAGCACAAGCACACCAGGCATCACGCCAACCCCAACCAGATCGGCGTCGATCCCGACATCGACCTGCCGGTCGTCGCGTTCACGCCGGAGCAGGCGACCCGCGAGCGTGCGGCGTTCTTCCGGTGGGTGATCGCGCACCAGGGTGCGTTCTTCTTCCCGATCCTGCTGCTCGAGGGGCTCTCGTTGCACGCGTCGAGCGTGCACCGGGTGTTCGCCCGCGAGCACGTGGCGCGACGGCCCGTCGAGATCGCCTTCCTCACCGTTCGGGTGATCGGCTACCTCGCCCTCGTGTTCATCGTGCTCTCGCCCGACAAGGCGGTGGTCTTCCTGGCCGTCCAGCTCGGGCTGTTCGGCCTCTACATGGGCATGTCGTTCGCACCGAACCACAAGGGCATGCCGCTCGTGCCGAAGGGCATGAAGCTCGACTTCCTTCGACGTCAAGCGCTCATGAGCCGCAACATCCGGGGAAACCGCGTGCTCGACTTCGCGATGGGCGGACTGAACTACCAGATCGAGCACCACCTCTTCCCGTCGATGCCGCGGCCCCATCTCCGTCTCGCGGCGCCGCTCATCGCCGAATACCTTCGCGACCATGACGTGCCGTACACGCAGACGAGCCTGTGGCGTTCGTACGCCATCGTCTTCGACTACATCAATCGCGTCGGGCTCGGTGAGCGAGACCCGTTCGAGTGTCCGCTCGTGTCGGCGCGTTCGAGCATCTGA
- a CDS encoding dipeptide ABC transporter ATP-binding protein, with protein MSAPLLAIEHLDVAYRTSDGPRRVVHDVSFDVLPGEVVALVGESGSGKTTTSSAVLGLLPGGGRIESGAIRLSGTDISGWNDRRLQSVRGARIGYIPQDPVSSLNPVRPIGVQLADAFRIHRRGDRRDHRGRVLELLERVGLDDPALRARQYPHELSGGMRQRVLIAGAVALEPELVIADEPTSALDVTVQRRILDLIDELRSEHGTAVLFVTHDLGVAAERAERVVVMQNGRVVEHGETGAVLDAPAQEYTKQLLADAPGLAEHAFRHPRPPLYLRDASVAAAENPFVLEASGLVKEYSLGRGREPFRAVDEVSFNVLRGTTHAIVGESGSGKTTTARIIARFVTPDSGDVRLGGESVTALAGAAKRAFRRRVQLVYQNPFASLDPRQSVEEIIAEPLRNFGVGDRRSRAESARRLIDRVALPEGVASRRPSELSGGQRQRVAIARALALEPELVILDEAVSALDVTVQARILELLEELQGELGLSYLFISHDLSVVARLSHSVSVMRRGRIVETGPTERVFRAPQHDYTRELLDAVPRRAAPTGKAIA; from the coding sequence ATGAGCGCACCGCTGCTCGCGATCGAGCACCTCGACGTCGCCTACCGCACCTCGGACGGGCCTCGCCGCGTCGTGCACGACGTCTCGTTCGACGTGCTCCCGGGCGAGGTCGTCGCCCTCGTCGGCGAGTCCGGTTCAGGCAAGACGACCACTTCGAGCGCCGTGCTCGGGCTGCTGCCGGGTGGCGGACGCATCGAATCCGGAGCCATCCGGCTCTCGGGCACCGACATCTCGGGATGGAACGACCGGCGACTGCAGAGCGTGCGCGGCGCCCGCATCGGCTACATCCCGCAGGACCCGGTGTCGTCGCTGAACCCGGTGCGCCCCATCGGCGTGCAGCTCGCCGACGCGTTCCGCATCCACCGTCGCGGCGACCGCCGCGACCACCGCGGCCGCGTGCTCGAACTGCTCGAGCGCGTCGGCCTCGACGACCCGGCGCTCCGCGCGAGGCAGTACCCCCATGAACTCTCGGGCGGCATGCGGCAGCGCGTGCTCATCGCGGGCGCCGTGGCCCTCGAGCCCGAGCTCGTGATCGCCGACGAGCCCACGAGCGCCCTCGACGTGACCGTGCAGCGGCGCATCCTCGACCTGATCGACGAGCTGCGCAGCGAGCACGGCACGGCGGTGCTGTTCGTCACCCACGACCTCGGCGTGGCGGCCGAGCGCGCCGAGCGCGTCGTCGTCATGCAGAACGGCCGAGTCGTCGAGCACGGAGAGACCGGGGCGGTGCTCGACGCTCCCGCGCAGGAGTACACGAAGCAGTTGCTGGCGGATGCCCCGGGGCTCGCCGAGCACGCGTTCCGCCACCCCCGCCCACCGCTGTACCTTCGCGACGCGAGCGTCGCGGCGGCCGAGAACCCCTTCGTGCTCGAGGCATCCGGGCTCGTGAAGGAGTACTCGCTCGGCCGCGGCCGTGAGCCGTTCCGAGCCGTCGACGAGGTGTCGTTCAACGTGCTGCGCGGAACCACGCACGCGATCGTGGGGGAGTCGGGCTCGGGCAAGACGACGACCGCGCGCATCATCGCGCGATTCGTGACGCCCGACTCGGGTGACGTCAGGCTCGGCGGCGAGTCCGTGACCGCGCTCGCGGGGGCGGCCAAGCGCGCGTTCCGGCGCCGGGTGCAGCTCGTCTACCAGAACCCGTTCGCCTCGCTCGACCCGCGTCAGTCGGTCGAGGAGATCATCGCCGAGCCGCTGCGCAACTTCGGCGTCGGCGACCGACGTTCGCGGGCGGAATCCGCTCGACGGCTCATCGACCGGGTCGCGCTGCCCGAGGGAGTCGCTTCGCGCCGCCCGTCGGAGCTGTCGGGCGGGCAGCGTCAGCGCGTGGCGATCGCGCGCGCCCTCGCCCTCGAACCCGAGCTCGTCATCCTCGACGAGGCCGTGTCGGCGCTCGACGTCACCGTGCAGGCGCGCATCCTCGAGCTGCTCGAGGAGCTGCAGGGCGAACTCGGCCTCAGCTACCTCTTCATCTCGCACGACCTCTCGGTCGTCGCCCGCCTCAGCCACTCGGTGTCGGTGATGCGCCGCGGCCGCATCGTCGAGACCGGGCCGACGGAGCGGGTCTTCCGGGCACCGCAGCACGACTACACCCGGGAACTGCTCGATGCGGTTCCCCGAAGAGCAGCACCCACAGGAAAGGCCATCGCATGA
- a CDS encoding DJ-1/PfpI family protein — MLTNTDRNDRLVVLYATDTMADWEYGYVVAGLGMTGGAFPLVCAGETTAEVRTMGGLNLRPDAAIAELDPERIALLVLPGADTWAEGHEPVLALAARLVEAGTPVAAICGGTLGLARAGLLDERRHTSNAPDFLQQAVGYTGVEHYSDERAVVDGAVITAGATAPVDFARAVFEALDAMPAPVIDAWYGLYTTGERRYYDALVGGV; from the coding sequence ATGCTGACAAACACCGACCGGAACGATCGCCTCGTGGTGCTCTATGCGACCGACACCATGGCCGACTGGGAATACGGTTACGTCGTCGCCGGGCTGGGCATGACCGGGGGTGCGTTCCCGCTCGTCTGCGCGGGCGAGACCACTGCCGAGGTTCGCACCATGGGCGGGCTCAATCTCCGCCCCGACGCCGCCATCGCCGAACTCGATCCCGAGCGGATCGCACTGCTGGTGCTGCCCGGCGCCGACACCTGGGCCGAGGGGCACGAGCCGGTGCTCGCCCTCGCAGCACGCCTCGTCGAGGCCGGCACGCCCGTCGCTGCGATCTGCGGCGGCACGCTGGGACTCGCCCGGGCGGGTCTGCTCGACGAGCGGCGGCACACGAGCAATGCACCCGACTTCCTCCAGCAGGCGGTCGGATACACGGGGGTCGAGCACTACTCCGATGAGCGGGCGGTCGTCGACGGCGCCGTGATCACCGCGGGGGCGACCGCGCCGGTCGACTTCGCCAGGGCGGTCTTCGAAGCGCTCGACGCCATGCCGGCACCGGTGATCGACGCGTGGTACGGCCTCTACACGACGGGTGAGCGCCGCTACTACGATGCGCTCGTCGGAGGCGTGTGA